A window of the Actinobacillus genomosp. 1 genome harbors these coding sequences:
- the hflX gene encoding ribosome rescue GTPase HflX, which yields MEFQTLAESAGVEILATLTTSRSAPHIKYFVGQGKADEIAQAVKDLEATVVLVNHELSPSQTRNLQALCECRVVDRTGLILDIFAQRARSHEGKLQVELAQLKHLATRLVRRLGNQDQQKGGAVGLRGPGETQLETDRRLIKVRIQQLQNRLEKVNKQRSQNRKTRQKADIPTVSLVGYTNAGKSTLFNAITNAGVYAADQLFATLDPTLRRMQIQDVGTTILADTVGFIRFLPHDLVSAFKSTLQETTEASLLLHVIDAADDRKNENIDAVNQVLDEIGALDIPTLLVYNKVDKLEGIVPHIERNDDGKPVAVYLSAQANQGIDLLYEVIRECLRNELVCEKVLLPATAGQIYTQFHLQHCIKNESFNQFGDRLVEVEVDFVQWNKWLKQFPELTEYIEFASWEEN from the coding sequence ATGGAATTCCAAACGCTTGCCGAATCGGCGGGTGTTGAAATTCTTGCCACATTAACTACTTCTCGTTCCGCACCGCATATCAAATATTTTGTCGGACAAGGCAAAGCCGATGAAATCGCACAAGCGGTTAAAGATTTAGAAGCTACGGTTGTTTTAGTCAATCACGAGCTTAGTCCGTCACAAACCCGTAATTTACAAGCGTTATGCGAATGTCGAGTTGTGGACAGAACCGGTCTGATTTTAGATATTTTTGCCCAACGTGCCAGATCGCATGAAGGAAAATTACAAGTCGAGCTGGCTCAACTTAAACACTTGGCAACACGTTTGGTACGTCGTTTGGGCAATCAGGATCAGCAAAAGGGCGGGGCAGTAGGCTTACGAGGGCCGGGTGAAACTCAGCTTGAAACCGATCGCCGTTTGATTAAAGTGCGCATTCAGCAACTGCAAAATCGTTTGGAGAAAGTGAATAAGCAACGTAGTCAAAATCGCAAAACTCGTCAGAAAGCGGATATTCCGACCGTTTCATTGGTGGGCTATACCAATGCGGGGAAATCTACCTTGTTTAATGCAATTACTAATGCCGGTGTCTATGCGGCGGATCAGTTATTTGCAACGCTTGATCCGACTTTACGCCGAATGCAGATTCAAGATGTCGGCACTACAATCTTAGCGGATACGGTCGGTTTTATTCGTTTTTTACCGCATGATTTGGTCTCCGCATTTAAATCGACGTTACAAGAAACCACCGAAGCAAGCTTACTGTTACACGTGATTGATGCGGCGGATGATCGTAAAAATGAAAATATTGACGCGGTCAATCAAGTCTTAGATGAAATCGGTGCGTTAGACATTCCAACGTTATTGGTCTATAACAAGGTTGATAAACTTGAAGGCATAGTGCCGCATATCGAGCGTAATGACGATGGTAAACCGGTGGCGGTTTATCTTTCTGCGCAAGCCAATCAAGGTATTGATTTGTTGTATGAAGTGATTCGAGAATGTTTACGCAATGAACTTGTGTGCGAGAAAGTGTTATTACCGGCAACCGCTGGGCAAATTTATACGCAATTTCACCTACAGCATTGTATTAAAAACGAAAGTTTTAATCAGTTCGGTGACCGATTGGTTGAAGTGGAAGTAGATTTTGTACAATGGAATAAATGGCTAAAACAATTCCCCGAATTGACGGAATATATTGAATTCGCAAGCTGGGAAGAGAACTAG
- a CDS encoding MazG-like family protein, with translation MQIQDYQNWVREFYQTQGWYRYNPFIRVNFLSEEVGEVARAVRAIEIGRDRPDETEASYQEKRACLIEELGDVLDNLFILADKYDISIEEVIEKHQAKFIKRYVKDE, from the coding sequence ATGCAGATTCAAGATTATCAAAATTGGGTCAGAGAGTTTTATCAGACACAGGGCTGGTATCGTTACAATCCGTTTATTCGAGTGAACTTTTTAAGCGAAGAAGTCGGTGAAGTGGCGCGGGCGGTACGAGCGATTGAAATCGGTCGGGATCGCCCGGATGAAACCGAAGCGTCTTATCAAGAGAAAAGAGCTTGTTTGATCGAAGAACTGGGCGATGTGCTGGATAATCTGTTTATTTTGGCGGATAAATACGATATTTCGATTGAAGAAGTGATTGAAAAGCATCAAGCAAAATTCATTAAGCGTTATGTAAAAGACGAATAA
- the crp gene encoding cAMP-activated global transcriptional regulator CRP, translating to MQDISISTPQLDSELSTPSIHDPAVEWFLTHCHIHRYPSKYTLIHAGEDAESLFYIVSGSVAVFIKDEEGKEMILSHLGQGEFVGEISLFEDTVQPRTAWVKTKGACEIAEISYKKFKQLVHLNPDILMYLSAQMARRLRQTSRQVSNLAFLDVTGRIAQTLMNLAKMPDAMTHPEGMQIKITRQEIGQMVGCSRETVGRILKMLEDEGLISAHGKTIVVYGTR from the coding sequence ATGCAAGATATTTCAATTTCAACACCTCAACTAGACAGTGAGCTGTCTACCCCGTCCATCCACGATCCGGCGGTAGAATGGTTTTTGACTCACTGCCATATTCATCGTTATCCGTCAAAATATACGCTTATTCATGCGGGTGAAGATGCGGAATCATTATTCTATATAGTGAGCGGTTCTGTCGCAGTGTTTATTAAAGACGAAGAAGGCAAAGAAATGATCCTTTCTCACCTCGGTCAAGGCGAGTTTGTCGGTGAAATCAGTTTATTTGAAGACACGGTTCAACCGCGTACCGCTTGGGTCAAAACCAAAGGTGCTTGCGAAATTGCGGAAATCTCGTATAAAAAATTTAAACAACTGGTACATTTAAATCCGGATATTTTAATGTATCTTTCTGCGCAAATGGCTCGCCGTTTACGCCAAACTTCACGTCAAGTAAGTAATCTTGCTTTCTTAGACGTAACCGGTCGTATTGCCCAAACGTTAATGAATCTGGCGAAAATGCCGGATGCGATGACTCACCCTGAAGGTATGCAAATTAAAATCACTCGCCAAGAAATCGGTCAAATGGTCGGTTGTTCACGTGAAACGGTCGGCAGAATTTTAAAAATGTTAGAAGATGAAGGGCTAATTTCAGCGCACGGTAAAACCATTGTGGTTTACGGTACTCGCTAA
- the dut gene encoding dUTP diphosphatase: MKQIDLKILDSRIGNEFPLPAYATEGSAGLDLRALTESTLTVEPDQTVLIPTGISIYIADPNLAAVILPRSGLGHKNGIVLGNLVGLIDSDYQGPLMVSLWNRSDKPFTVEVGDRIAQLVFVPVVQASFNIVNNFEKTERGEGGFGHSGKQ, translated from the coding sequence ATGAAACAAATCGACTTAAAAATTTTAGATAGCCGTATCGGCAACGAATTCCCATTACCAGCCTATGCAACCGAAGGTTCGGCCGGTTTAGATTTACGAGCATTAACTGAAAGCACTTTAACCGTAGAACCCGATCAAACCGTACTGATTCCGACCGGTATTTCCATTTATATCGCTGATCCGAATTTAGCGGCGGTAATTTTACCTCGTTCAGGTTTAGGGCATAAAAACGGTATCGTACTAGGCAATTTAGTCGGTTTAATCGATAGTGACTATCAAGGTCCGTTAATGGTGTCATTGTGGAACCGTAGTGATAAACCGTTTACGGTGGAAGTCGGCGACCGTATTGCTCAGTTGGTGTTCGTACCGGTGGTGCAAGCAAGCTTCAATATCGTAAACAATTTTGAAAAAACCGAACGTGGTGAAGGCGGTTTCGGTCATTCGGGTAAACAGTAA
- a CDS encoding TIGR00730 family Rossman fold protein, whose amino-acid sequence MNITVYCGANVGNKPQYQQAAHALGEWIAKGQHQLIYGGGKAGLMGIVADSVLAQHGKVTGVIPTFLQERELAHPSLTELITVKNMPERKLKMIELGDAYIALPGGPGTLEEITEVVSWARIGQNNNPCIFFDVVGYYRPLQAFYQQMVDNGFLSQTDLDCVLFSDDLSEIEQFIQNYRPPEIRRY is encoded by the coding sequence ATGAATATTACCGTTTATTGCGGCGCAAACGTAGGAAACAAACCGCAATATCAACAAGCCGCACACGCACTCGGCGAATGGATTGCTAAAGGTCAGCATCAATTAATTTATGGCGGAGGAAAAGCCGGTTTGATGGGGATTGTTGCCGATAGTGTCTTAGCTCAACACGGCAAAGTAACGGGGGTAATACCGACCTTTTTGCAAGAACGAGAACTTGCTCATCCTTCACTCACCGAGCTGATTACCGTTAAGAATATGCCGGAACGAAAACTAAAAATGATTGAATTAGGCGATGCCTATATTGCCTTACCCGGAGGCCCCGGTACATTGGAAGAAATTACCGAAGTGGTTTCATGGGCAAGAATCGGACAGAATAATAATCCTTGTATCTTCTTTGATGTGGTAGGTTATTACCGACCGTTGCAAGCGTTTTATCAACAAATGGTTGATAACGGTTTTCTCAGTCAAACCGATTTGGATTGCGTGCTATTCTCTGATGATCTCTCTGAAATCGAACAATTTATTCAAAATTACAGACCGCCGGAAATCCGCCGCTATTAA
- the slmA gene encoding nucleoid occlusion factor SlmA, with the protein MIQPTIKMPKKSVKERQQQVLEVLIGLLNSEDGMQRVTTERLAKAVGVSEGALYRYFPSKTKIFEALIECIEQTLTSYINASKRKENSTALAVKTILYTVIEFARKNPGVTRILTGHALMFEDDQLKARVAKFFDGLEFQFANILQMSKLREGKTFEDERALAGYLVNFCEGQFLRLVRSNFSYNQHQHFEKQWALIKPLFE; encoded by the coding sequence ATGATCCAACCCACAATTAAAATGCCGAAAAAATCGGTGAAAGAACGTCAGCAACAAGTTCTCGAAGTATTGATTGGCTTATTAAATTCCGAAGACGGTATGCAGCGTGTAACCACCGAGCGTTTAGCCAAAGCGGTTGGTGTTTCGGAAGGTGCGCTTTACCGTTATTTTCCAAGCAAAACTAAGATATTTGAGGCATTGATTGAATGTATCGAACAAACGCTAACCAGTTATATTAATGCAAGTAAACGCAAAGAAAATTCGACCGCATTAGCAGTGAAAACGATCCTCTACACCGTAATTGAATTCGCCCGTAAAAACCCGGGAGTAACTCGTATTCTGACCGGTCATGCGTTAATGTTTGAAGACGATCAATTAAAAGCACGTGTTGCTAAATTTTTTGACGGCTTAGAGTTTCAGTTCGCCAATATTTTGCAGATGAGTAAATTACGTGAAGGTAAAACGTTTGAGGATGAACGAGCACTCGCCGGCTATTTAGTGAATTTTTGCGAAGGTCAATTCTTACGTTTAGTTCGTTCTAACTTCAGTTATAACCAACATCAACATTTTGAAAAACAATGGGCATTGATTAAGCCGTTATTTGAGTAA
- the coaBC gene encoding bifunctional phosphopantothenoylcysteine decarboxylase/phosphopantothenate--cysteine ligase CoaBC → MLSNKRILVGITGGIAAYKTIELIRHFKKANADVRVVLTPAAEAFVTPLTLQAISANAVSDSLLDPQAELAMGHIELAKWADLIIIAPASADFIARLRAGMANDLLSTLCLATASPILLAPAMNQQMFKQAATQENLAVLANRGVQMIGPNSGFQACGDVGAGRMSEPSEIFQTVCDHFNHTQDLKDLNVTITAGPTREAIDPVRYISNHSSGKMGFAIAEAFAKRGAQVNLIAGPVNLATPANVTRIDVESAVEMEQQAVRFAQKSAIFVGCAAVADYRMAEVAPQKIKKTADNDELILKLVKNPDIIANVANLTENRPFTVGFAAETQDVANYAKDKLKRKNLDLICANDVSGGQVFGQDQNALHLFWQNGEKMLPLADKSKLAEALVHEIIEQFQHDK, encoded by the coding sequence ATGCTCAGTAACAAGCGCATTTTAGTGGGTATTACAGGTGGAATCGCCGCTTATAAAACGATTGAATTAATTCGCCATTTCAAAAAAGCTAATGCAGATGTTCGCGTCGTATTAACACCGGCGGCAGAAGCTTTTGTCACCCCGCTTACCCTACAAGCAATTTCGGCAAATGCGGTCTCCGATTCTTTATTAGATCCGCAAGCGGAACTTGCGATGGGTCATATTGAATTGGCAAAATGGGCAGATTTAATCATTATCGCACCGGCTTCTGCCGATTTTATCGCTCGTTTACGTGCCGGTATGGCAAATGATTTGCTCTCTACCCTCTGTTTAGCAACCGCCAGCCCGATTTTACTCGCACCGGCAATGAACCAACAAATGTTCAAACAAGCAGCCACGCAAGAAAATTTAGCGGTTTTAGCCAATCGTGGCGTGCAGATGATCGGCCCGAATAGCGGCTTCCAAGCTTGTGGTGATGTCGGTGCCGGCAGAATGTCCGAACCAAGCGAGATCTTCCAAACAGTATGCGATCACTTTAATCACACACAAGATCTGAAAGATCTTAATGTGACCATTACCGCCGGTCCAACCCGTGAAGCGATCGATCCGGTACGTTATATCAGCAATCACAGCTCCGGCAAAATGGGCTTTGCGATTGCTGAAGCATTTGCCAAACGTGGTGCACAAGTGAATCTAATTGCCGGCCCGGTCAATCTTGCCACACCGGCAAATGTCACTCGAATTGATGTAGAATCCGCAGTCGAGATGGAACAACAAGCGGTCAGATTTGCGCAAAAATCTGCAATTTTTGTTGGTTGTGCCGCCGTTGCCGATTACCGAATGGCTGAAGTTGCTCCGCAAAAAATCAAGAAAACCGCTGATAATGACGAGCTGATACTTAAATTGGTGAAAAATCCGGACATTATCGCCAATGTGGCGAATTTAACCGAAAATCGCCCGTTTACCGTCGGTTTTGCCGCGGAAACGCAAGATGTAGCGAACTATGCTAAAGATAAACTCAAACGTAAGAATTTAGATTTAATTTGCGCCAATGACGTGTCCGGCGGACAAGTGTTCGGGCAAGATCAAAATGCTCTGCATCTCTTTTGGCAAAACGGAGAAAAAATGCTACCGCTTGCCGATAAAAGTAAACTAGCGGAAGCCTTGGTTCACGAGATTATTGAACAATTTCAACACGATAAATAG
- a CDS encoding YheU family protein translates to MIIPWQELEPATLNNVLDSFILREGTDYGEKELSLAEKRERLLAQLKADKVVIVWSELHQSLDIKDKKSFLG, encoded by the coding sequence ATGATTATTCCATGGCAAGAACTTGAACCAGCAACATTAAATAATGTATTGGATTCATTTATTTTACGAGAAGGTACCGATTACGGCGAAAAAGAACTTTCTTTAGCAGAGAAACGAGAACGTTTACTCGCACAATTAAAAGCGGATAAAGTCGTGATTGTTTGGTCGGAATTACACCAAAGTTTAGATATTAAAGACAAAAAATCTTTCTTAGGTTAA